The Synechococcus sp. HK05 DNA segment CGGCGACGCGGTTTGCGGCGTTGGCGGCGCAGCAGCTTCGGTAGACTCGGCATCGGATCGCCGTCCTGGAGCAGATGCAGCCAGGCGCTGGCCTCCACGCCAATCAGCACAGCCAGGCTCAACCCGCGCTGCTCCTGCCAGAGCAGCTGGAGGCCCTGCCCCAGCTCCAGCGGGCTCGGTGCACCCCAGGGCTGCAACAGCCAGCCCGCTAGGCCCACGAGCACCGCTAGATAAAGCAGCCGGCCTGCGCTCCCCAGAAACGGTGAATGCGAGAGCAGCGAGCGATGGCGCAGCAGCTGCCGGTAGGGCCACCAGAGCAGGCGCAGTGGTCCCCAGCGGCGGCTGGGATTGGAGCGGGTGTCGAGGTCGGGAGACAGCCACAGTCCTCCGATCAGAAAGGCAGTCCCGGCGGTTGCGATGCCTGCAAGCCCCAACCAGGGCCCCCACAGCAGCCCGAAGGGCAGGGCCAGGAGCCAGGTGGCGCGGTCGTGCTGCTGGCCGCTGGCCATGGCGAGTGGCTGCTGTTGCGATGCAGAATGCCTGAGCCGCCCGGTTAGCTCAGCGGTAGAGCGCCTGCCTTACAAGCAGGATGTCGCTGGTTCGAACCCGGCACCGGGCATCAGGGAATCAGGCCGCTGAGGCGGGTGCGGAAGTCGCCCTTGGGCATGCCGCCTTTGAGTTCGCCGTGGATGGTGAACTCGCCTTCCGGATCGCTCACCACCAGATAGGTGGGCCAGCCCATGCCTTGCTTATCGGGGTATTGGGCCAACAGAACGCGGCGGTAGCGGCGATAGGCCTCGGTGTCCTGCAGCATCACGCTCACGAAGCTGCAACCCAGCTCTGTGCACACTGCGGCGTCGTAATGACTCATGCGGTGGCAGGTGCCGCAGTCTTCCGAGCTGAACTTGAGAACCGTGTAGCTCATGGCTTGGGCTTCACTGCCCGGAAGCTAGCGATCAGGGTTGGATCTGGCTTCGCCGGTAGAGCCGTCGTTCACACAGCTCCAGCTGTTGGTATGCATCGAACACCAACTTGATTTGCTGGAAGGCATCGGCGCTGGTACGGCAGCCGATGTGCAGGCGGAAGGCTCCCTCGGGTAGCCATTCGGGCACCGAGCAGATCAAGCCATCCACGAAGGTGGCTGTGAGCGGGTGGATCGCGAACTGCTCCGCGCTGAAGGGTTCGCAGGGGGTGAGCTGCTCCTGGAGCAAGTGCTCCTGTTCGCCGGGCCAACCTTCCAGATCCCGCAGCAGTTCCTCGGGGGTCTGTTGCGGCCGCGTCGGATCTTGTTGCGTGGCATGGGCGCAACGAAAACCAACGGCTCCGATCGCATCGAGGCTCCAGCCACAGCGCTCAGCGTTGAGGTGCTGCCCCCAGAGCAGCACCAGCATCGAGCGGGCGCGGCCGGCAAAGAGGTTCACTTCATGGCCGAAGCGCTCGGCTGTGGGGTCGACGCAACGACTGGATTGCCCCCCGGCACCGCGGAACTGCCAGCAGTTGCCGCCGCTGTTGTACGCCGTGCGGCTCAAGGGCAAGCGGCGCCGTCCCTCCGGTGCAAACAGCAAGCCCCGGCCATCCCAGCTTCCGTGATCCGGATCGCTGAACTGGATGTCGTAGCAGGTGTCGTCGATCACGCGACTGGGGCTCCGCCAATCGAGTGCTCCGCTGCGGAGATACCAGTGGCTCCGACCCTGCCAGCGGCCCTCGAAGTTGCGGCGGTTCAGCTCCCATTGGCGTTGCTGCTGATCCAACACGAGCCCCCGAGGCTCTTCCTAGCCTCCATCCTCAGCGGGGTCTTGTCGATGCGGGTCACCATCGTGGGCTGCGGCTATGTGGGTGAGGCCCTGGCGCGGCTCCTGGGTGCTCAAGCGCCGTGCCATCTCACCCTCACAACAACGCGGGAGCAGCGCCGCGCGGCGCTCGAACCATTGGGTGATCGCGTGCTGGTACTCAAGGCCAGTGATGCTCCCGCCTTGAAGCAGGCCTTGGAGTCTGCGGATGCAGCCGTGTTTTGTATGGCGCCTGGGGGAGATCGCCAGGTGAATGCGGGCGTGTATGCCGCCACCTATCGCGACAGCATCACCACCTTGCTTGCGCTGTTGCCCGAACTTCCGCAGTTGCGGCAGATCATCTACACGAGCAGTTGTGGTGTGTATGGCGATGCGGCAGGGGGCTGGATGGATGAGTGCTCGCCCGTGCTGCCGCGTGATGCCCACGCTGCGGTGCTCGTGGAGAGCGAGCAGCTGTTGGTGCAGGCCCGCAGCGATCAACGGCGGGTGTGTGTGTTGCGCCTTGGCGCGATCTATGGCCCCGGCCGTGATCTAAACCGTCGTTTCCAGTCGCTGGCTGGCACCACCAGGCCCGGTGATGGCCAGACCCACAGCAATTGGATCCATCGCGACGATGTGGCCGGGGCCATGGCGGCCGCATTGGCTGGGGCCTGGGATGAGACGGTCAATGTGGTCGACGACCAGCCCTGGCGTGTGGCTGATCTGCTCGATCGGATTTGCACGGCCGCCGAGCTGCCACCGGTGCAGTGGAGTGGTGCCTCACCCGAGGTCAAGCCCATGGCGGATCGCCGGATCAGCAACCGCCGGCTACGCAGCTTGGGCTATGCGCTGTTGCACCCCACCCTCAGCGGGTTTTGAGCCTGCCTGGGCGGCTCATCGCTTCACCCGGCTCGCCAGGCCAAACACCAAGGCCATCAGCAGATAGCCCAGGGCCCAGCTGCCGCCCACACCCCAGCCCAGTTGCAGCACCGTGTCTGAGCTGGTGAAACGCCAGGCGTGGATCACCCCGAGCCAGGCGCATCCGGAAGCCACCGCCGCGCACAGGCTGGCGGCCAGGAAACGGCGCTCAATCACGTACACCACCATGCCCGCCAGCAGCATCGCGGTGATGATCTGGCCCTGCTCCAGGGCAAAGGCGCCGGCGGCCCACACATCGGCCTGTTGCAGCGGCTGGAGCAGGGCGGCGGAAAACGGCTGTGCGGTGCTGCCGGCACCCCCGGCCCGCAGGCCGGCTTTCAGCAGCATGGCGCCCCAGCCCGCCAGGCCCGGCAGCAATCCCAAGGCCACGGCTGGGGCATGGGCGCTGGGGGTGGCCTGAAAGGCCTGAGCGGCAATCACCAAGCCGATGTAAAGCACGATCGCCATGCCGGCTTCGATCGGCACCAGTTGAGCGATCAGCCCGAACAAGCCAAGCAGGCAGGCGCCGCCCATCACCAGGCCGTTGAGCCACGAGTAGCCGATGCGGGCTCCCATCGCTTTCCAGGCGGGATGACCGATGTAGAGGGTGGTGGGAAAACAGCCGCCCAGGCCAGCCGCGGCGATGGTGCCCAGCCCATTGATCAGCAGCGAACTGCGCACCGGGTAGCGATCGCCAGCTGCTTCGGCGCTTTCGATGTTCTGCAGGGAGCCCAGCAGGTTGAACAGACCCATCGGCACGATCACCCCCAGCCACGGCAGCAGCTGACCGCGCGCTTCCCACAGCGCCGCCAGTTCCAGATGGGGCGGCCGCAGGCCCACTTGGCTCAACTGCTCTTGCCAGAGCCCGGGGTCGAGGCGGATCAGGCCCAGGCCCCAGGCCAGGGCCATGCCCACCAGTACGGCGAGCAGGCCGCCGGGAATCGGCAGGCGCAACTTGCCGTAGTAGGTGACCAGGATCATTGCCAGCACCGTGAGCCCCACCACGGGTTGGGCGTAGGTGCGCAGCAGGAAGCCCAGGGCGATGTAGCCCAGGGCAATGCCTGCCAGGGTGGAGAGCAGCGCCGCCCGAGGCAGCCAACGTCGCAGCAGCTCGGCACTGAAGGCGCCAGCCGCTTCGATCAGGCCCGATCCAAGGCAGGCCACCATGCCTGCCTGCCACGACAGGCGCACGGCGGCCTCGGGCGCCAGGCCGGCACTCAGGGCCCCCAGCTTCACCGGCAGCATCACCAGAAACACGTAGGCGAAGAGGCTCACCGTGTTGATGCCGTAGGGGAGTGCTGTGCGATCGCTGCGCCCCTCCGCCTTCGCCAGCTGGTAGGCCTGCCAGGCGTACGCCAGGTTCCCCAGCAACAGGCTGATGCCCGTGGCGGGGAGGATCGTGCCCAGCAACAGCGCGCTGGGGTAGCCGAGAACGCCCCCGCACAGCCCCAGGATCAGCAGGATCTGGATCAGGTTGTCGAGCGCCAGGCCTAGAAAGCCGTCGAGATCGCCGGCAACAAACCAGCGGGGGCCGGTGGCCAGATGAGTGGTCATTCCTCCACGATGGCCTTAGAGCTCCCTCAGCGCTGCAGCTGCCGCCAGGCCTCCTGCGGATCCACGCCGCGGCGGCAGAGGTTCACCCAGGGGCGCAGCGGGCCGAGCCAGTCTTTGGGGTCCGGGCGGCGTAGCAGTTCCAGCACCGAGGGCTGCGTTGGGCTCGGGGGGCGGAGCATCGATCGCTGTTGCGCACTGCTCGGAGCATTCCCCGCGCTGCCGCGCCTCAGCCGCTGCAGAGCTCCTCGCTCACGCTCCAGAGCCGTTGGCAGGCCGCGGCATCCAGCGCGGCCGGTGCAATCCGGCAGGCCTTGGGATAACCCTTGAAGTTGCCCAGGCCGCCGGGGCCATAGAAGCCACCGGGTTCGGCGGCAGCGGCCGTGGCGGCGAACAGTTGGGGCAAAGCACCCATGGCCGCGCTCTGGAACAGAGGGTCCATCAGGCGGTAGGCCAGCTCCTCCACCCGGGAGCCGCGGGCCGCCACGGAGGTGGGCTGCAGATTGGTGCGGGCCAGGCCGGGATGGGCCGCGATCGAGAGCACCTTCGCCCCCTGGGCATCCAGCCGGCGTTGCAGCTCGAGGGCCGTCATCACGTTGGCCAGCTTGCTCTGGGCGTAGGCGGCCCAGGCGTCGTAGCGCTGCTCGCCCTGCAGATCATCAAAGGCGATGCGGCCGAAGTAGCTCGCCCCTGAGCTCACGTGCACCACGCGCGCTCCTGGGCGCAGCACGGGCAGGAGCTGTTGGGTGAGGGCGAAGTGCCCCAGGTGATTCACAGCGAACTGCAGCTCGAACCCCTGGGCGCTCAGCTGCCGGGGCGGGGCCATCACCCCGGCGTTGTTGATCAGCAGATCAATGGCACCCCAGCGCTCGGCGACTGCGCCGGCGCCTTGGCGAACACTGGCGAGATCGGCCAGATCCAGCTCCAGAGGGATCAGCTCGGCTCCGCCATTGCCTGTCAGCTCCTGGCAGGCGGCCTCCGCTTTGGCCAGGCTGCGGCAGGCCAGCACCACGCGCGCTCCGCGTTGCGCCAGCGCCCTGGCTGTTTCCAGTCCCAGCCCGCTGTTGGCGCCTGTGATCAGGGCAGTGCGGCCGCTCTGATCGGGGATGTCGGCGCAGGTCCAGGGCATGGCGGCGGAATGTCAGCCCGCCAATCGTGTCGCTCTCACCTCGAGCACTGTGGGGCCCACCCAGAAGCTGCCGGGGTCGGCGGCGGCTGCAGCGATCTCCGCCCGGGCCTCGGCGGCGTCGCCGCTGCTCCACAGCCCTAGCTCCTGTAGGCGCTCGCCGTACACCTGCACAAAGCGCTCCAGCCACTGGCCAGCCATCGAGCGGCTGTCGCCGGCCACGGGCAAGGGTTTCAGCGCGTCGATGCGCCAACCACGGGTCGCCAGCAGCGAGGGCAGGCGCCGGTTTGGATCGGGATCACCGCCGGCCTCGCGGAAACTGCGTTGGCAGGCCTGGCCGAAGCGGGCGATGGCGCGGCCTCCAGGGTGCAGTCCGAACGTGTCCCAGTGCACGTATTCATGCAGCACCAGCTGGCCGCCGAGGCGCAGGCTCTGCTCCAGCCCCGTGAGCAGGGGATCCAGATCGGGCAGGAACATCGCCAGCCAACGGCACCAAGCCAGATCGAAGC contains these protein-coding regions:
- a CDS encoding oxidoreductase, whose protein sequence is MPWTCADIPDQSGRTALITGANSGLGLETARALAQRGARVVLACRSLAKAEAACQELTGNGGAELIPLELDLADLASVRQGAGAVAERWGAIDLLINNAGVMAPPRQLSAQGFELQFAVNHLGHFALTQQLLPVLRPGARVVHVSSGASYFGRIAFDDLQGEQRYDAWAAYAQSKLANVMTALELQRRLDAQGAKVLSIAAHPGLARTNLQPTSVAARGSRVEELAYRLMDPLFQSAAMGALPQLFAATAAAAEPGGFYGPGGLGNFKGYPKACRIAPAALDAAACQRLWSVSEELCSG
- a CDS encoding thioredoxin family protein, whose protein sequence is MSYTVLKFSSEDCGTCHRMSHYDAAVCTELGCSFVSVMLQDTEAYRRYRRVLLAQYPDKQGMGWPTYLVVSDPEGEFTIHGELKGGMPKGDFRTRLSGLIP
- a CDS encoding metal-binding protein — translated: MASGQQHDRATWLLALPFGLLWGPWLGLAGIATAGTAFLIGGLWLSPDLDTRSNPSRRWGPLRLLWWPYRQLLRHRSLLSHSPFLGSAGRLLYLAVLVGLAGWLLQPWGAPSPLELGQGLQLLWQEQRGLSLAVLIGVEASAWLHLLQDGDPMPSLPKLLRRQRRKPRRRRRLR
- a CDS encoding NCS2 family permease; translated protein: MTTHLATGPRWFVAGDLDGFLGLALDNLIQILLILGLCGGVLGYPSALLLGTILPATGISLLLGNLAYAWQAYQLAKAEGRSDRTALPYGINTVSLFAYVFLVMLPVKLGALSAGLAPEAAVRLSWQAGMVACLGSGLIEAAGAFSAELLRRWLPRAALLSTLAGIALGYIALGFLLRTYAQPVVGLTVLAMILVTYYGKLRLPIPGGLLAVLVGMALAWGLGLIRLDPGLWQEQLSQVGLRPPHLELAALWEARGQLLPWLGVIVPMGLFNLLGSLQNIESAEAAGDRYPVRSSLLINGLGTIAAAGLGGCFPTTLYIGHPAWKAMGARIGYSWLNGLVMGGACLLGLFGLIAQLVPIEAGMAIVLYIGLVIAAQAFQATPSAHAPAVALGLLPGLAGWGAMLLKAGLRAGGAGSTAQPFSAALLQPLQQADVWAAGAFALEQGQIITAMLLAGMVVYVIERRFLAASLCAAVASGCAWLGVIHAWRFTSSDTVLQLGWGVGGSWALGYLLMALVFGLASRVKR
- a CDS encoding NAD-dependent epimerase/dehydratase family protein; the encoded protein is MRVTIVGCGYVGEALARLLGAQAPCHLTLTTTREQRRAALEPLGDRVLVLKASDAPALKQALESADAAVFCMAPGGDRQVNAGVYAATYRDSITTLLALLPELPQLRQIIYTSSCGVYGDAAGGWMDECSPVLPRDAHAAVLVESEQLLVQARSDQRRVCVLRLGAIYGPGRDLNRRFQSLAGTTRPGDGQTHSNWIHRDDVAGAMAAALAGAWDETVNVVDDQPWRVADLLDRICTAAELPPVQWSGASPEVKPMADRRISNRRLRSLGYALLHPTLSGF
- a CDS encoding methyltransferase domain-containing protein, with amino-acid sequence MGDSSYVLGTHSEELERLRFQHELWLPAARGAWERAGLSAGMRVLDVGAGPGFAAMDLAQIVGPTGRVLGLERSEAYVAAGQAMAHSAQLPWLELRQHDVLRNPYPGEGFDLAWCRWLAMFLPDLDPLLTGLEQSLRLGGQLVLHEYVHWDTFGLHPGGRAIARFGQACQRSFREAGGDPDPNRRLPSLLATRGWRIDALKPLPVAGDSRSMAGQWLERFVQVYGERLQELGLWSSGDAAEARAEIAAAAADPGSFWVGPTVLEVRATRLAG